AGGTGGCTTAGTGCTGCCCTTCGGGGGTTGGCGGCAGGGTTTGTAGAAAGGCCCAGAGTGCCCGGATTTCAACGTCTGTCATCTGCGAGGTAAACCGGACGGGCATGTACTGCAGGTTGAGGGTTGAGCCATCAGGGCGTTTTCCTTCCCGCAACGCGCGGAAGAAGTCGGTTTCAGTCCAGGTGCCCAAACCTGTGGCTGGATCGGGTGTCAGGTTGGCAGCGGGAGGCCACTCTGGTGGCGCCCCAGGAATGGGGCCACCGCTAAAGCCATGGCCATGGCAGCCGCTACAAGAGGTGGCTAGGTAAGCACCATAAGCAGCTGTAGGCTCAGGAGTCATGGTAGGCGGATGGGGTGCGCTATGGTTAATCAACCGCGCTGTAAGCAGCAGTGGAAAGTTTCCTTGGAGGTGTAGTAGGCGGCCTAAAGGCCCAATGCGGATAGGGATCGTGGGTCGGTCAACTGGAGGTAAATGCCTCACGTAGGCTATGAGGGCCGTTAGGTCTTCATCGCTAAGCTGGTTAAACTCAACAGCCGGCATGAAACGCAGCGGTTTGCCGTCGTTGCGGACACCGTGCCGAACAGCGCGTTCCCAGTCCGCTACAGTGAGTACTGCGCCGCGACCGCCGCGCGTTAGGTTAGGACCAGCATAACGCCCCATCATAGGATCATCGATAAAGATCTGCCCGCCAAAGTCGGCACCATGACAGTCGCTGCATCCCCGAATTGTAGCCACATGTCGCCCGTGCGCTAGGGTGGCCGAGTCGGCGCGCAGCGTAAGATGGACCTCATGCAGCGTGTAGGATTGGCGTAGATGTAAGGAAGTGATCAAATAAACAGCGCTTAATCCCATTAACAATAACCCAACCAATACGCCAACCCCTCCGCCCAATAGATACAGGGTGCGTGCCATAAGCGTCCGTCCGTTATAGTTTGAGGCAACCCCTGCCTGGCTAAGACCAAACTGAAAGGCTCAAGGGACAAAGGCGATCAACACGAGACCTTCGTGCTTGACCTTAGGACTTGCCAAGCACAACATTTCTAAAATAAAACCTAGCATCATCTGTTTACCCAATGATTTTAGCTTAAAATAAAATGGAAATAACAACTTATTTCTTTAGATCAAATGAGCAATTTGGATTAGTCCTGTTTGTGCCGATACCTTTGAGGCACGATAACGTGAGCCGTCCATGACGCATATTCTTGTAGCGCTGCTGCTCCTAGCCCAGCAGGGCCCAGGGGAAGAACTCGATGATCCAGAGCTGGCTCGACGCATTCGCCATGGAGATCAGCAGGCCTTCCGGCTGTTTTTCGAGCGCTATCACGCG
This sequence is a window from Rhodothermus bifroesti. Protein-coding genes within it:
- a CDS encoding c-type cytochrome, with amino-acid sequence MARTLYLLGGGVGVLVGLLLMGLSAVYLITSLHLRQSYTLHEVHLTLRADSATLAHGRHVATIRGCSDCHGADFGGQIFIDDPMMGRYAGPNLTRGGRGAVLTVADWERAVRHGVRNDGKPLRFMPAVEFNQLSDEDLTALIAYVRHLPPVDRPTIPIRIGPLGRLLHLQGNFPLLLTARLINHSAPHPPTMTPEPTAAYGAYLATSCSGCHGHGFSGGPIPGAPPEWPPAANLTPDPATGLGTWTETDFFRALREGKRPDGSTLNLQYMPVRFTSQMTDVEIRALWAFLQTLPPTPEGQH